The following proteins are encoded in a genomic region of Chryseobacterium cucumeris:
- the rfbD gene encoding dTDP-4-dehydrorhamnose reductase, translated as MKKIAVIGSNGQLGNCIKKIAPDFEHLYEFLFTDSSTLDVTNEEQVNDFFYDNKPDYCINASAYTAVDLAEKEQEKAFAVNAGGVAHLAQACADYKSVLIHVSTDYVFDGTTNLPYAEDDFTNPIGVYGTSKKEGEELALEINPKTIIIRTSWLYSEFNKNFVKTMLNLFSQKEELGIVADQFGQPTNANDLAEAIMRIIEAPQKTYGIFHFSNYPETTWFEFAKKIAEFSKSSVKLNPLTTEEYPTPAKRPVRSTMSLDKIEEVYKIEPKHWENSLEECVEILSHE; from the coding sequence ATGAAAAAAATAGCAGTAATAGGTAGTAACGGACAATTGGGAAACTGCATAAAAAAGATTGCCCCGGATTTTGAACATCTATATGAGTTCCTGTTTACGGACTCATCTACTTTAGATGTTACCAATGAAGAGCAGGTGAACGATTTCTTTTATGATAACAAACCTGATTATTGCATCAATGCCTCCGCATACACTGCAGTTGATCTGGCAGAAAAGGAACAAGAAAAAGCCTTTGCAGTAAATGCCGGCGGAGTAGCCCACCTTGCTCAGGCATGTGCAGATTATAAATCTGTTCTGATTCATGTTTCTACAGACTATGTTTTTGATGGAACCACAAATCTTCCATACGCTGAAGATGATTTTACCAATCCCATAGGTGTATACGGAACATCAAAAAAAGAAGGAGAGGAGCTTGCTCTGGAAATCAACCCAAAAACAATCATTATAAGAACATCTTGGCTGTATTCCGAGTTTAATAAGAACTTTGTGAAAACAATGTTGAATCTTTTCTCTCAGAAAGAAGAATTGGGAATCGTTGCTGACCAGTTTGGGCAACCAACCAATGCCAACGATCTGGCAGAAGCTATTATGAGAATTATCGAAGCACCACAGAAAACCTACGGCATTTTTCACTTCTCAAACTATCCGGAGACAACCTGGTTTGAATTTGCCAAAAAAATTGCTGAATTTTCAAAATCATCAGTAAAATTAAATCCATTGACAACCGAAGAGTACCCAACTCCTGCCAAAAGACCAGTCAGAAGTACCATGTCTCTGGATAAAATAGAAGAAGTTTATAAAATAGAACCCAAACATTGGGAAAACAGTCTTGAAGAATGTGTTGAAATCCTTTCACACGAATAA
- a CDS encoding acyl-CoA thioesterase: MEKEVSTTVKVRFSDCDPIGHLNNVKYLEYMFNAREDHVETFYGFTYEEYTKKTGCTWIAIQNEIAYLKEVRYNTQVVISSKTIDVQDRTAKVEILMKSLDEKTIHAVLWVTVIYFNVKTRKSEVHPEDIKEIFDQFYVDLIQKDFQSRVKFLRSQNAKNS; the protein is encoded by the coding sequence ATGGAAAAAGAAGTATCAACTACGGTCAAAGTTAGGTTTAGTGACTGTGATCCGATTGGACATTTGAATAATGTAAAATATCTTGAGTATATGTTCAATGCCAGAGAAGATCATGTGGAAACATTTTATGGATTCACTTATGAAGAATATACCAAGAAAACCGGCTGTACCTGGATTGCTATTCAGAACGAAATAGCCTATCTCAAAGAAGTAAGATATAATACACAGGTAGTGATCAGCAGCAAAACCATCGATGTACAGGATAGAACTGCAAAAGTGGAAATCCTGATGAAAAGTTTAGATGAAAAAACAATTCATGCCGTACTTTGGGTGACTGTTATTTATTTTAATGTTAAAACAAGAAAATCTGAAGTTCATCCAGAAGATATCAAAGAAATTTTTGATCAGTTTTATGTAGATCTTATCCAGAAAGACTTCCAGTCAAGGGTGAAGTTCTTAAGATCTCAGAATGCCAAGAACTCTTAA
- a CDS encoding OmpH family outer membrane protein: protein MKKLSVLFAAVMMVVSVGMAKAQKIATLDVMGVLNAMPEKKKADADLKTFLDTKQAEIKKKADAAQTKYQQYQTEAPKKTADENNAREAEMKKLAEEIQQMQEKAQKDLQAKQDVAFGPIEKKLNDAVEKVAKAGGYDYIMDANSTAFLYKGGPDATPAVKKELGIQ, encoded by the coding sequence ATGAAAAAATTAAGTGTATTATTTGCAGCAGTAATGATGGTTGTATCTGTAGGTATGGCAAAAGCTCAAAAAATTGCTACTTTAGATGTAATGGGAGTTCTTAACGCGATGCCGGAGAAAAAGAAAGCAGATGCTGATCTTAAAACATTCTTAGATACTAAACAAGCTGAGATCAAGAAGAAAGCTGACGCAGCTCAAACTAAATATCAGCAATACCAAACTGAAGCTCCTAAGAAAACAGCTGACGAAAACAATGCTAGAGAAGCAGAAATGAAAAAATTAGCTGAAGAAATCCAGCAAATGCAGGAAAAAGCTCAAAAAGATCTACAAGCTAAGCAAGATGTAGCTTTTGGTCCTATTGAGAAAAAACTAAACGATGCAGTAGAAAAAGTAGCTAAGGCAGGTGGTTACGATTATATTATGGATGCAAACTCAACAGCATTCCTTTATAAAGGAGGACCAGACGCAACTCCAGCTGTGAAGAAAGAATTAGGAATTCAATAA
- a CDS encoding OmpH family outer membrane protein has translation MKHFKIIFTFALLLLFGLNNAQKIGVVDTNEILNKLPQYKEAEARLNSQIDTWESELQNLQSEYERKKAAFESEKVLLIGDQLKLREKEVTDLDKNIKTTTSLRFGANGEITKLRTNLVQPFQDQIWGAIKTMSEKNGLGIVLDKSNNISVIFLQSKYDYTEKVLSILLKGTDKKEKTNSKGKK, from the coding sequence ATGAAGCACTTTAAAATAATTTTCACATTCGCATTACTCTTACTTTTCGGGCTGAACAATGCCCAGAAAATCGGAGTAGTGGATACTAATGAAATTTTAAATAAATTACCTCAGTATAAAGAAGCCGAAGCAAGATTAAATTCTCAGATCGATACCTGGGAGTCTGAACTTCAAAACCTTCAGTCTGAATATGAAAGAAAAAAAGCTGCTTTTGAAAGTGAAAAAGTTTTATTGATAGGTGATCAGCTTAAACTTAGAGAAAAAGAAGTTACAGACCTAGATAAAAATATTAAAACGACAACAAGCTTACGTTTTGGAGCGAATGGTGAAATTACAAAACTGAGAACAAATCTGGTTCAGCCTTTTCAGGATCAGATCTGGGGAGCCATCAAAACAATGTCCGAAAAAAATGGCTTGGGCATAGTTCTTGATAAAAGCAATAACATTAGTGTTATTTTCCTTCAGTCAAAATATGATTACACCGAAAAAGTATTGTCTATCTTATTAAAAGGAACAGACAAGAAGGAAAAAACAAATAGTAAAGGCAAAAAATAA
- the bamA gene encoding outer membrane protein assembly factor BamA — protein sequence MKFRLLPIIMFAASAHFYGQVTPQDSTKVNNAVHAENEAGTYTLKDIVVDGVKKYTPAQILRFTGLTKGESVDIPGQKISNAVKKLWDTQSFSEVEVYVQSIEGQTIVLKFYLQDLKELGEVKFTGKGIGKSKSEKLAKDNNLKPGTKITQNLVSSLKTNVPKDYIKKGFADAKITIQDKVNAGDPALVDWTINVDKGKRIKIDHIEFEGNDNVTDSKLRNKAFKETKQKRFGIGGILKSSKFIEDKYQEDKQSLISYYNSLGYRDAKIVSDSVWRNKRNNYEINVKLSEGKKYYIGDITFTGNTVYATEYLQRLLGYKKGDIYDAVGFNKKVGEDGGKEDDSDIKSVYMNNGYLFSNVTPVEKSVSGDAVNLEVRINEGEQATWNKVTWQGNTTTHDHVILRALRTKPGELFKKTEIKRTYFDLAGMSFFDPQQVGQDIQPNQVDNTVDINWKLVEKGSSQVQLQAGYGGNSFIGTLGLTFNNFSLKNFLKFKDFKPVPQGDGQTFSIQVQAGQYFQNYGVSFSEPWLFGTRPTALSVSLNNSRVRYTDQYGEAQKLNIFSASVGLNRLLNWPDDYFSLYTGLQFQKYDFKNYPFQFGDTTENNGTANNFSINLGLSRNSAGIDPIFPTMGSNIELSAKLTPPYSLFKKKDYSTMSPIDKYKWMEFYKIKFKADVYNEIIGKLVLRSSAEMGFMDGYNSQLGAPPFERFYMGGTGLFGGRYDGRELIPLRGYENASTEGGQADDITQRGGGTIYNRFTLELRYPISMSQTAKIYALTFAEGGNVWNSWSSYSPFQLKRSVGVGVRVYMGAFGLIGFDFALGLDKTLSGDKSGWRNHFLMNQTL from the coding sequence ATGAAGTTTAGACTATTACCCATCATTATGTTTGCTGCTTCTGCACATTTTTATGGACAAGTAACTCCACAAGACAGCACAAAAGTAAATAATGCTGTACATGCAGAAAATGAGGCAGGAACTTATACTCTTAAAGACATCGTTGTAGATGGGGTAAAAAAATATACACCAGCTCAGATCTTAAGATTTACGGGCCTTACAAAAGGAGAAAGTGTAGACATTCCGGGACAGAAAATCAGCAACGCTGTAAAAAAACTTTGGGATACCCAATCTTTTTCTGAAGTGGAAGTTTATGTTCAAAGCATTGAAGGACAGACGATCGTTCTGAAATTTTATCTGCAGGATCTGAAAGAACTTGGAGAAGTGAAATTTACAGGAAAAGGAATCGGTAAATCTAAAAGTGAAAAACTGGCAAAGGATAACAACCTTAAACCAGGAACTAAGATCACTCAGAACTTGGTTTCAAGCCTTAAAACCAATGTCCCTAAAGACTACATCAAAAAAGGTTTTGCAGATGCCAAAATTACTATCCAGGATAAAGTAAATGCAGGAGATCCTGCTTTGGTAGACTGGACAATCAATGTAGATAAGGGTAAAAGAATTAAAATTGACCATATCGAATTTGAAGGAAACGATAATGTAACCGATAGCAAACTTAGAAATAAAGCTTTCAAAGAAACCAAACAAAAGCGTTTCGGAATCGGTGGTATTTTGAAATCCTCAAAATTCATTGAAGATAAATACCAGGAAGATAAACAAAGCCTTATCAGTTATTACAACTCCCTGGGATACAGAGACGCTAAAATCGTTTCAGATTCAGTATGGAGAAACAAAAGAAATAACTACGAAATCAATGTAAAACTTAGCGAGGGTAAAAAATATTACATCGGGGATATTACATTCACGGGTAATACCGTATACGCAACAGAATATTTGCAGAGATTATTAGGATATAAGAAAGGGGATATTTACGATGCAGTAGGTTTCAACAAAAAAGTTGGGGAAGACGGAGGTAAAGAAGATGATTCAGATATTAAATCTGTTTACATGAATAACGGTTACCTTTTCTCAAATGTAACGCCGGTTGAAAAATCAGTTTCAGGAGATGCTGTAAACCTTGAAGTAAGAATTAATGAAGGAGAGCAGGCTACCTGGAATAAAGTAACATGGCAGGGGAATACTACAACCCATGACCACGTAATTCTTAGAGCACTAAGAACAAAACCGGGAGAGCTATTCAAGAAAACAGAAATTAAGAGAACCTATTTCGATTTAGCGGGAATGTCATTCTTTGATCCTCAGCAGGTCGGACAGGATATCCAGCCAAATCAGGTGGATAATACTGTAGATATCAACTGGAAGCTTGTAGAAAAAGGATCTTCTCAGGTTCAGTTACAGGCAGGTTACGGGGGTAACAGCTTTATCGGTACTTTAGGATTAACATTTAATAACTTCTCATTAAAGAATTTCCTTAAGTTTAAAGATTTCAAACCGGTACCTCAGGGAGACGGACAAACGTTTTCTATTCAGGTGCAGGCAGGACAGTATTTCCAGAACTACGGAGTATCATTCTCAGAACCTTGGCTATTTGGTACAAGACCAACAGCACTTTCTGTAAGTTTGAATAACTCAAGAGTAAGATATACAGATCAATATGGAGAAGCCCAGAAATTGAATATCTTCTCTGCTTCAGTAGGTTTGAACAGACTATTGAACTGGCCGGATGACTATTTCTCTCTTTACACAGGTTTACAGTTTCAGAAGTATGACTTCAAGAACTATCCGTTCCAGTTTGGAGATACCACAGAAAATAACGGTACTGCCAATAACTTCAGTATCAACTTAGGACTGAGCAGAAACTCAGCAGGTATTGACCCGATTTTCCCAACAATGGGATCCAATATTGAGCTTTCAGCAAAACTGACTCCTCCATACTCATTGTTTAAGAAGAAAGATTACTCCACAATGTCACCTATTGACAAATATAAGTGGATGGAATTCTATAAGATTAAATTCAAGGCAGATGTTTACAATGAGATCATTGGAAAACTTGTGCTAAGGTCTTCTGCTGAAATGGGATTCATGGATGGATATAACAGCCAGTTGGGAGCTCCGCCGTTTGAAAGATTCTATATGGGAGGTACAGGTCTTTTCGGAGGTCGATATGACGGTAGAGAATTGATTCCTTTAAGAGGATATGAAAATGCCAGTACAGAAGGAGGTCAGGCCGATGATATTACTCAAAGAGGAGGAGGTACAATTTATAACAGATTTACTTTAGAATTAAGATACCCGATCTCAATGAGCCAGACGGCGAAAATCTATGCCCTGACATTCGCAGAAGGTGGTAACGTATGGAACTCATGGAGTTCTTACAGCCCATTCCAGTTGAAAAGATCAGTCGGAGTTGGTGTAAGAGTTTATATGGGAGCATTTGGATTGATCGGATTCGACTTCGCACTAGGTCTTGATAAAACATTATCAGGTGACAAGTCCGGATGGAGAAACCACTTCTTGATGAACCAAACATTATAA
- a CDS encoding isoprenyl transferase: MSLIKEKINSENLPKHVAIIMDGNGRWAKSRGEERTFGHKNAINAVRNAINACNEINIPYLTLYTFSSENWNRPSEEVNTLMNLLVETLLLEAEEIFSKGLRMHVIGNLEKLPALVREQLERVVELTKENTKGNLVLAISYGSQNEILEAVKNISSDVKEGKVEIENINESLFENYLYTKDFPPVDLLIRTSGEIRISNFLLWQIAYAELQFLNVLWPDFTKDIFFQCIVDYQNKERRYGLTGEQVKGQ; the protein is encoded by the coding sequence ATGTCGTTGATTAAAGAAAAAATAAATTCTGAGAATTTACCAAAACACGTAGCCATCATTATGGATGGTAATGGAAGATGGGCAAAATCTCGTGGCGAAGAAAGAACTTTCGGTCACAAAAATGCCATTAATGCAGTAAGAAATGCTATTAATGCTTGTAATGAGATTAATATTCCTTACTTAACATTGTATACATTCTCTTCAGAGAATTGGAATCGTCCAAGCGAAGAAGTGAATACCCTTATGAATCTGTTGGTAGAAACCTTACTGCTGGAAGCAGAAGAGATTTTCAGCAAAGGATTGAGAATGCATGTTATAGGGAATCTTGAGAAGTTGCCTGCATTAGTAAGAGAGCAGTTGGAACGTGTGGTAGAACTCACAAAAGAAAACACAAAAGGAAACCTTGTATTGGCTATTAGCTATGGCTCACAAAATGAAATACTGGAAGCCGTAAAAAACATAAGTTCTGATGTAAAAGAAGGAAAAGTAGAGATAGAAAATATAAACGAAAGTTTATTTGAAAATTATCTTTATACAAAAGATTTTCCTCCTGTAGATTTACTGATCAGAACCAGCGGCGAAATAAGAATAAGCAACTTCCTGCTTTGGCAGATTGCTTATGCTGAATTACAGTTTTTAAATGTTCTGTGGCCGGATTTCACCAAAGATATTTTCTTCCAGTGTATTGTGGATTATCAAAACAAAGAAAGAAGATATGGTTTAACCGGTGAACAGGTAAAAGGCCAATAA